The genomic segment AACGATGCCAATTTTAGCGTGCCGGAACGCGCTGTCGCGCTCCTCATGTTGCGCGACCTGACGACACTCGAGGCGTTGATCGGCGAGGAACGTGGTACTGTATCAGAGGATGAGATGATTGCCCATCTCGAGGTAGAAGGCGCCGACGATGTGCAAACGTCAGGCGATGCTGATGACGAACTGTCAGACGAACCACTATTGCAGGTTGTTGATCGGGCGCTGACCGACAATTTTACGGCGGCGCTTGCCATCGCGCTACTTGCGTTCGAGAATGGCGATGAAGCGCTGATTGGCTCTGCAGTCGATCGCCTGAATCGCGGCCTTTTCTCTGCGGCTGAACTCAACATGGTACCGAGCTGGTGGTGCCATCGGCTCACCATCCATCTTCTCAAAGATATGTGGTCGTCGAGCTTTCATGTTCGCCTCCCCAAAGTACCAGACGACGGAGCAGCGCAGGATTGGGGCGTATATCGCGAATTGTTTATCGCGTCGCTCCTCCGCCGGGGTCGTGCCGAGATCGACCTTTGGCCTTCGCAGATCGACGCTGCGGCCCGAGCGCTGAATCTCAATGACAATATGGTCGTTTCGTTACCGACGAGTGCTGGAAAGACGCGCGTCGCTGAACTTTGTATTTTGGCCTGTCTCGCGGCGGGGCGCCGCGTCGTGTTCGTTACCCCGCTGCGTGCGCTCTCGGCACAGACCGAAGTGACGCTTCAGCGTACCTTTCAGCCTCTCGGTAAAACGGTCTCAAGTCTGTATGGTGCGATAGGCGTCAGCGATGTCGACGAAGATTTCCTGCGTGAAAGTGATATTATCGTCGCGACGCCTGAGAAGCTCGATTTCGCGCTTCGTAACGACCCCAATCTACTCGATACCGTAGGCCTCGTCGTCCTCGACGAAGGCCACATGATTGGACTGACCGAGCGTGAAGTCCGCTATGAGGTTCAGATTCAGCGCCTCTTGCGGCGCAGCGATGCCAAGACGCGGCGCATTGTATGTCTTTCGGCCATCCTTCCCGATGGTGATCAGTTGCAAGATTTCGCGGCGTGGCTGACGGGCGATCAAGACGATGGACTGATCAAGATGGACTGGCGGCCAACGCGCCTGCGCTACGGCGAGGTCGAATGGCGTGGCAATCACGCGAAACTCGAAATCTCGGTTGGTGCAGAGAAACCGTTCGTACCGCGGTTCATCAAAGCTAGACTGCCTAAGGGTCGCAAGACGCGCTTTTTCCCGTGCGATCAACGCGAACTGTGCATCGCGACAGCTTGGGCAATGGTCGCAGATCGGCACTCTGTGCTGATCTTCTGCCCGCAACGCCGGTCGGTCGAGCCTTTCGCCAAAGCTATCGTCGACCTTGCCAAGCGCGGATCGATCGTGCCGGTGCTCGATCACGACCCGGTGGTACTGGACAATGCAATTGCAATAGGGACAGAGTGGCTTGGCGTCGACAGTCCGGTGTTGGCGTGCCTGCGCCTCGGCGTCGCGATCCATCATGGCGCGCTGCCCACACCCTATCGCAAGGAAGTCGAGCGCTTGCTCCGCGATGGTATCCTACGGGTGACGGTGTCGTCACCAACGCTTGCTCAGGGACTAAACCTCTCGGCCACGACGTTGATCTTCCACGGCCTCAAACGCGGAAGCGAGCCAATCGACATCGCTGAATTCCGCAACGTCGTCGGACGTGCCGGCCGCGCTTATGTTGACGTCGAAGGCCTAGTGCTCATGCCAATGTACGACCGGCTTACCAGTCGTCGTGCCGAATGGAAGGTGATGGTAGATAGCGCCAAGGGCAAGGAGATGGAAAGTGGCCTATTGCGTTTGCTACTCTCGTTGATGGGCCGGATCGTCCGCAAGACTAAGGCCAAGACAATGACGACGGTTCTAGAATATCTTGCCGGCGTGACTGCATGGGAGTTCCCGGTGATGCCGACCGAAACCAGCGAGATGAATGAACAGGAAAGTGGGCGCTGGTCAGGCTATCTGACAACACTCGACACAGCGTTGCTCAGCATGCTCGGCGAGCAGGAAGTGCCGGACGATCAGATCGAGGCAATGCTCGATGACGTGCTGACCTCGTCGCTGTGGACGCGACGCCTGCAGCACCGCTCGCCGGCTGTCCAGAAGTTGCTGAAGTCAGGACTGGTCGCGCGCGCGAAATTCATCTGGGCCCGGACGACAGCCTCGCAGCGTCGAGGTTATTTTCTTGCTGGCGTTGGCCTTGCGACTGGCGAAGCCTTGGATGCTGATGCCGCCGAATTGAACGAGCTGCTTGTTCGATCCAATGGAGCCATACTCATCGATGACGCGGAGGAAGCGATTGCCTCAATTACGGCGTTTGCCAAAAAGGTATTTGCGATTTCTCCTTTCGCGCCCGACGACCTGCCTGACGACTGGCCTGCGATCCTGAATGCGTGGCTCAAAGGTCGCGCACTCGCGCCTATTGCTGCTGGCAGGGAAGATGAAGTCCTGAAATTCGTTGAGCAAGCCCTCGTCTATAAATTACCCTGGGCTATGGAAGCAGTGCGGGTGCGTGGACTGGCACACAGAGATGTGCTCGAAGGCGGGTTGTTGATGGAGGATGTTGAGCTTGGCTTGGCGGTGGGCGCCGTCGAGACCGGCTCTCTCAACATATCGGCGGCCATGCTGATGCATGCGGGCTTCAGCTCGCGCTTGGCGGCGATTAGTGCGGTATCGCAGACAAATGCGGATTTCACTACCATGTCGGAATTACGTGCTTGGTTGCGTGAAGACACTGTCGCCAACGGACGCGAAGACCCCGATTGGCCGACGATAGCATCGCATGGGCTCTGGCTTCAGTTCATCGAGAGTATGGCACCAGAACGACGGCGGACTTGGGCGTCGACAAACCATGAGGGCGATGTAGAATGGGACAGTGTCGGCCCGCCGGTTGGATCGGCGCTGCGCTTGGTCGACTCAGGTGACCAAACGCTTGTCTATTCCGCGGATTTCAAACCTCTCGGACGTCTTGTCGAACCGCTCA from the Sphingorhabdus lacus genome contains:
- a CDS encoding DEAD/DEAH box helicase — protein: MPTSPEVIAQLITEATTTGFREDLLAKGQARAMIWRNGVVPPEAPQFSTLLTYDLLSYAYSLMNLGLRLLDQQAEFTAARRAFEHAASAIEAATSRGRSTNDRDFHRLIAGACYHLARYAARAFSLLHEGFNDANFSVPERAVALLMLRDLTTLEALIGEERGTVSEDEMIAHLEVEGADDVQTSGDADDELSDEPLLQVVDRALTDNFTAALAIALLAFENGDEALIGSAVDRLNRGLFSAAELNMVPSWWCHRLTIHLLKDMWSSSFHVRLPKVPDDGAAQDWGVYRELFIASLLRRGRAEIDLWPSQIDAAARALNLNDNMVVSLPTSAGKTRVAELCILACLAAGRRVVFVTPLRALSAQTEVTLQRTFQPLGKTVSSLYGAIGVSDVDEDFLRESDIIVATPEKLDFALRNDPNLLDTVGLVVLDEGHMIGLTEREVRYEVQIQRLLRRSDAKTRRIVCLSAILPDGDQLQDFAAWLTGDQDDGLIKMDWRPTRLRYGEVEWRGNHAKLEISVGAEKPFVPRFIKARLPKGRKTRFFPCDQRELCIATAWAMVADRHSVLIFCPQRRSVEPFAKAIVDLAKRGSIVPVLDHDPVVLDNAIAIGTEWLGVDSPVLACLRLGVAIHHGALPTPYRKEVERLLRDGILRVTVSSPTLAQGLNLSATTLIFHGLKRGSEPIDIAEFRNVVGRAGRAYVDVEGLVLMPMYDRLTSRRAEWKVMVDSAKGKEMESGLLRLLLSLMGRIVRKTKAKTMTTVLEYLAGVTAWEFPVMPTETSEMNEQESGRWSGYLTTLDTALLSMLGEQEVPDDQIEAMLDDVLTSSLWTRRLQHRSPAVQKLLKSGLVARAKFIWARTTASQRRGYFLAGVGLATGEALDADAAELNELLVRSNGAILIDDAEEAIASITAFAKKVFAISPFAPDDLPDDWPAILNAWLKGRALAPIAAGREDEVLKFVEQALVYKLPWAMEAVRVRGLAHRDVLEGGLLMEDVELGLAVGAVETGSLNISAAMLMHAGFSSRLAAISAVSQTNADFTTMSELRAWLREDTVANGREDPDWPTIASHGLWLQFIESMAPERRRTWASTNHEGDVEWDSVGPPVGSALRLVDSGDQTLVYSADFKPLGRLVEPLNPGRLGLALASVGWLGDTVDVRYLGPEDLLRS